A window from Vulcanimicrobium alpinum encodes these proteins:
- the nrfD gene encoding NrfD/PsrC family molybdoenzyme membrane anchor subunit yields METTAGSGQPHGVAFGASGNFSPDAVAASLARGDGGFGRAQETYYDHPILRKAHWRWEIVGYFFVGGASAGSAALASFASQSDDPGDRRLVRNARYTALIGSALSGALLVKDLGRPERFLNMLRIVKLKSPMSVGVYALSSFSTVAGIEAVRQARADGVVPVDPFGWIPPALIAPVKAISTALMASYTGVLISATAIPVWYRGRRHIPAIFVLSGVAAGAALQNVLLALTGPPTATSRKLEIVETVAALAEAALLLHYERAAGEAGNALFAGPRGSKLKTWTLGVGTALPLLLSLPSLVRPGAHNKPHRVRTLLTAACALAGGYVLREAMVYAGRDSADDPRAYLRHPE; encoded by the coding sequence GTGGAGACGACGGCCGGCTCGGGACAGCCGCACGGCGTCGCGTTCGGCGCGAGCGGTAACTTCTCGCCCGATGCGGTGGCGGCATCGCTCGCGCGCGGCGACGGCGGCTTCGGCCGCGCGCAAGAGACGTACTACGATCACCCGATCCTGCGCAAGGCGCACTGGCGCTGGGAGATCGTGGGGTACTTCTTCGTCGGCGGCGCGTCGGCCGGAAGCGCCGCGCTCGCGTCGTTCGCATCGCAGAGCGACGACCCGGGCGACCGTCGGCTGGTGCGCAACGCGCGCTACACCGCGCTGATCGGCTCCGCGCTCAGCGGCGCGCTGCTGGTGAAAGATCTCGGCCGGCCCGAGCGCTTTCTGAACATGCTGCGCATCGTCAAGCTGAAGTCGCCGATGTCGGTCGGCGTCTACGCGCTCTCGTCGTTCTCGACGGTGGCGGGGATCGAAGCGGTGCGTCAGGCGCGCGCCGACGGCGTCGTCCCGGTCGACCCGTTCGGTTGGATTCCGCCGGCGCTGATCGCGCCGGTGAAGGCAATCTCGACTGCGCTGATGGCGAGTTACACCGGCGTGCTGATCTCGGCGACGGCGATTCCGGTGTGGTATCGCGGCCGGCGCCACATCCCGGCGATCTTCGTGCTCTCCGGCGTCGCGGCCGGCGCTGCGCTGCAGAACGTGCTGCTCGCGCTCACCGGGCCGCCGACGGCGACGTCACGTAAACTGGAGATCGTCGAGACCGTCGCCGCGCTCGCCGAAGCCGCGCTGCTGCTGCACTACGAACGCGCCGCCGGCGAAGCCGGCAACGCGCTCTTCGCCGGTCCGCGCGGCAGCAAACTCAAGACGTGGACGCTCGGCGTCGGCACCGCGCTCCCGCTGCTGCTGTCGCTGCCGAGCCTGGTGCGGCCCGGTGCGCACAACAAACCGCACCGCGTGCGCACCCTGCTCACTGCCGCCTGCGCGCTCGCCGGCGGCTACGTCCTGCGCGAAGCAATGGTCTACGCCGGCCGCGATTCCGCCGACGATCCCCGCGCGTACCTGCGCCACCCGGAATAA
- a CDS encoding OFA family MFS transporter — MTSSAAAPTGNRWAIAFAGVIVMIMLGTTYAWSNFTTPLRAAFGWDAKSTSLIFGIAIFSLGIGALVGGRWQDRSGPRNVTIAGAVLWGVGNILAAIGPHQIWWWDLTYGVIGGFGLGMGYITPVATVTKWFPDKRGLASGMVVMGFGLGALFYGFILKAIGSFADASKAAATYMDAKTAAAAAAAGTAAATAAPAVPPVPLTPDQVGAITTVFLVSGIVYAVVGGLCATLLRNPPAGYTVASATAAATSSDAHSFTPAQAIRTPAMWLLWLMLFLNVTAGILVVSNAVPIIRELISKGVTDPAQIKALAGAAISAYAFVAIFNALGRFFWGAVSDRLGRNMAYALIYACQVVVFFLLPNFHTIPLVLISFAIILACYGGGFGTMPSFNADFFGTKYLGQNYGVILTAWGVGGLVGPFIAGSVKDATGSYSGSLIPMAVMLLFAIVLPFITKKPVAPVKTTSTARVGATV, encoded by the coding sequence ATGACGAGCAGTGCAGCGGCGCCGACGGGAAATCGCTGGGCGATCGCTTTCGCAGGGGTGATCGTGATGATCATGCTCGGCACCACCTATGCCTGGAGCAACTTCACGACGCCGCTTCGCGCGGCATTCGGGTGGGACGCAAAATCGACCAGCCTGATCTTCGGCATCGCGATCTTCTCGCTGGGCATCGGCGCGCTCGTCGGCGGACGATGGCAGGACCGGTCCGGGCCGCGCAACGTCACGATCGCCGGGGCCGTCCTGTGGGGCGTCGGCAACATTCTCGCCGCCATCGGCCCGCACCAAATCTGGTGGTGGGACTTGACCTACGGCGTGATCGGCGGATTCGGCCTGGGGATGGGCTACATCACCCCGGTGGCGACCGTCACCAAGTGGTTTCCCGACAAGCGCGGGCTCGCCAGCGGCATGGTCGTGATGGGCTTCGGTCTGGGCGCGCTCTTCTACGGGTTCATTTTGAAGGCGATCGGGAGCTTCGCCGACGCGTCCAAGGCGGCGGCGACGTACATGGACGCCAAGACCGCTGCCGCGGCGGCCGCCGCGGGGACCGCCGCAGCAACCGCCGCGCCGGCTGTGCCGCCGGTCCCGCTCACCCCCGACCAAGTCGGCGCGATCACCACCGTGTTCCTCGTCAGCGGGATCGTGTACGCGGTCGTCGGCGGACTCTGCGCGACCCTGCTCCGCAATCCGCCCGCGGGTTACACCGTGGCAAGCGCCACCGCGGCGGCGACGTCGTCCGACGCGCACTCCTTCACGCCCGCGCAGGCGATTCGCACGCCGGCGATGTGGCTTCTGTGGCTGATGCTCTTCCTGAACGTCACGGCCGGCATTCTCGTCGTCTCGAACGCCGTCCCGATCATCCGCGAACTGATCTCGAAGGGCGTCACCGATCCGGCACAGATCAAAGCGCTCGCCGGTGCCGCGATTTCGGCATATGCGTTCGTCGCGATCTTCAACGCACTCGGTCGCTTTTTCTGGGGCGCCGTCTCAGACCGGCTCGGCCGCAACATGGCCTACGCGCTGATCTACGCCTGCCAGGTCGTCGTGTTCTTCCTCTTGCCGAACTTTCACACGATCCCACTCGTGCTGATCTCGTTCGCGATCATCCTGGCTTGCTACGGCGGCGGGTTCGGAACGATGCCGTCGTTCAACGCGGACTTCTTCGGAACGAAGTACCTCGGTCAGAACTACGGCGTGATCCTCACCGCATGGGGCGTCGGCGGGCTCGTCGGCCCGTTCATCGCCGGGAGCGTGAAAGACGCCACCGGGTCGTACTCCGGTTCGCTGATCCCGATGGCCGTCATGCTGCTCTTCGCGATCGTGCTGCCGTTCATCACGAAGAAACCGGTCGCGCCGGTCAAGACGACGTCGACCGCCCGCGTCGGCGCGACGGTCTGA
- a CDS encoding 4Fe-4S dicluster domain-containing protein, protein MDIDLTQPKMGFFTDVTLCIGCKACEVACKQWNQLPSDGYALSGNSYDNTNRLSSTTWRHVAFVEQMDRETPAASRWMMMSDVCKHCTNAGCFEACPTGAIVRNEFDDVYVQPDICNGCGYCVPSCPFGVVAVQPKAGVAQKCTLCYDRQKDGLEPACAKSCPTDSITFGPVDELRAKAQARVEALRERGTEVRLYGVDGEETKDVGPLNAFFLIPDRPEVFNLPPKPVLPSRFQPAAYTAGLAAALAMALVGAAVFRPSRERA, encoded by the coding sequence ATGGACATCGACCTCACCCAGCCCAAGATGGGATTCTTCACCGATGTGACGCTGTGCATCGGATGCAAGGCGTGCGAGGTCGCGTGCAAGCAGTGGAATCAACTGCCGTCCGACGGCTACGCGCTCTCCGGCAACTCGTACGACAACACCAACCGGCTCTCGTCGACGACGTGGCGGCACGTCGCGTTCGTCGAGCAGATGGATCGCGAGACGCCCGCGGCGTCGCGCTGGATGATGATGTCGGACGTCTGCAAGCACTGCACCAACGCCGGCTGTTTCGAGGCGTGTCCGACCGGCGCGATCGTGCGCAACGAGTTCGACGACGTCTACGTGCAGCCCGACATCTGCAACGGCTGCGGCTACTGCGTTCCGTCGTGTCCGTTCGGCGTCGTCGCCGTGCAGCCGAAGGCGGGCGTCGCGCAGAAATGCACGCTCTGCTACGACCGCCAGAAAGACGGGCTCGAGCCCGCATGCGCGAAGTCGTGCCCGACCGACTCGATCACGTTCGGCCCCGTCGACGAACTGCGTGCGAAGGCGCAAGCGCGCGTCGAAGCCCTGCGCGAACGTGGGACCGAGGTGCGCTTGTACGGCGTCGACGGCGAGGAGACGAAGGACGTCGGCCCGCTCAACGCGTTTTTCCTGATCCCCGATCGCCCCGAGGTCTTCAACCTGCCGCCGAAGCCGGTGCTGCCGTCAAGGTTCCAGCCGGCGGCGTATACGGCGGGGCTCGCGGCGGCGCTCGCGATGGCGCTCGTCGGCGCGGCGGTGTTCCGCCCGTCGCGCGAGCGGGCGTAG